Proteins encoded in a region of the Paenibacillus sp. W2I17 genome:
- a CDS encoding helix-turn-helix domain-containing protein — MVFFQDIVSGFISEEDIVTKAEELHFRIRSDQLVVMKFIVNYYEDAKRKYVEKGEKLLRFSILNIMEEIIPSKWEKEIFVESSSEYWVIVNVLPESQSVHADLNKLCNKLLSSIKDFMNLSLTAGVSRMTSGFLHIRKACQEAETALQQGFFTGSNQVLYYDDMVQSPDRHEVKGALSPQQERDLLKLWVSKDNQKAEEFLEGIRSNLEQLRADENSIRKQYIMVMETIHSHLSRATERGAPSLTEKSPYEIVLKGEYWEDIHQDMLAHIAYYFQTDSQIKQESTYTDLATELIDKYYAEDISLQSIASQISVNPSYLSRVFKQERGENFITYLTRVRIEHAKAYLLSRGMRVYEIAEKVGYHNYTYFSKIFKKSVGVTPEEYRELQQG, encoded by the coding sequence ATAGTTTTCTTCCAAGACATTGTAAGCGGATTCATTAGTGAGGAGGATATCGTCACCAAAGCGGAAGAACTGCATTTTCGTATACGTTCGGACCAGTTGGTTGTCATGAAATTCATCGTGAACTATTACGAGGATGCAAAGCGGAAATATGTAGAGAAGGGGGAAAAGCTGCTCCGATTTTCGATTCTTAATATTATGGAAGAGATCATTCCATCGAAGTGGGAGAAAGAGATTTTTGTTGAAAGTTCCTCTGAATATTGGGTGATCGTCAATGTACTTCCTGAGAGCCAATCTGTACACGCCGACTTGAATAAACTATGTAATAAATTGCTGTCTTCGATCAAGGATTTTATGAATCTATCACTCACGGCTGGGGTAAGTAGAATGACTTCCGGTTTCCTTCACATCAGGAAGGCCTGCCAAGAGGCAGAAACGGCTCTACAACAGGGTTTCTTCACAGGAAGCAACCAGGTGCTGTATTACGATGATATGGTTCAATCCCCAGATCGACATGAAGTTAAGGGGGCTTTAAGCCCGCAACAAGAACGAGATTTGTTGAAGTTATGGGTAAGCAAAGACAACCAAAAGGCGGAAGAGTTCCTTGAAGGAATCCGATCCAATCTGGAACAGCTGCGAGCAGATGAGAATAGCATTCGCAAGCAATATATCATGGTAATGGAAACGATACATTCCCATCTATCCCGAGCTACGGAAAGAGGTGCACCTTCTTTAACAGAAAAATCGCCCTATGAAATCGTTCTAAAGGGGGAGTATTGGGAGGATATCCACCAAGATATGCTTGCTCATATTGCGTATTACTTCCAAACCGATTCCCAAATCAAACAGGAAAGCACTTACACCGATCTCGCCACTGAATTGATCGACAAGTATTATGCGGAAGATATCTCACTGCAAAGTATCGCTAGCCAAATCAGTGTGAATCCGTCGTATCTCAGCCGTGTGTTCAAACAGGAACGAGGAGAGAACTTTATCACGTACTTGACCCGAGTTCGAATTGAACATGCCAAGGCGTATCTATTGAGCAGAGGAATGAGAGTGTATGAAATCGCAGAAAAGGTGGGCTACCATAATTACACGTACTTCAGTAAGATTTTCAAAAAATCGGTAGGTGTCACTCCTGAGGAATATCGAGAATTACAGCAGGGATGA
- a CDS encoding response regulator: MYKLMIVDDELLMRVGIRSMLNWEEYNFYVVGEAGNGKEALSLALEVMPDLIITDIKMPIMDGLQLIQEASCVLKTCKYVILSNFDEFHYVKEALKLGASDYLIKSEITESSLIDLLSIVGQKLQSEHVHPTNTPSITQDYSKSLRYLKDSFLPRHCKRIH; the protein is encoded by the coding sequence ATGTATAAACTGATGATCGTAGATGATGAATTGCTCATGCGGGTTGGAATTCGTTCCATGCTGAATTGGGAAGAGTACAATTTCTATGTTGTTGGTGAAGCGGGAAATGGAAAAGAGGCACTAAGCCTTGCGCTTGAAGTGATGCCTGATCTTATCATTACAGATATTAAGATGCCGATTATGGATGGGCTGCAGCTTATACAAGAGGCCTCCTGCGTACTGAAAACCTGTAAGTATGTCATCCTGAGTAATTTTGACGAATTTCATTATGTGAAAGAGGCGCTAAAACTTGGCGCTTCAGATTACTTGATTAAAAGTGAGATCACCGAATCCTCCCTTATTGACCTCCTGAGCATTGTTGGACAGAAACTGCAAAGTGAACATGTTCACCCAACCAACACACCCTCTATAACACAGGACTATTCCAAGAGCCTAAGATATCTAAAGGATAGTTTTCTTCCAAGACATTGTAAGCGGATTCATTAG
- the cydC gene encoding thiol reductant ABC exporter subunit CydC, which yields MNELTILSKAMIQERKDILLSILGGFIAGIAGVALFSASGYMISQTVFAPPLYTLIVLTSMVKLLGFLRAASRYGERLYSHRATFSMLSRLRTSFFAKLIPVTPGILNKNRSGDLLARIVGDVESLQNYFLRVAYPPIMVVMVFLATMLFTSAFSIWIACLLVLGMLITAFVVPGVVLLGQRKIHGRVRQQRAVLSTEVTEVLYGFRDLKVYGQLEQREQQLQQASAALATEQKQAASHLLRGQSMHVFVTYLVTWGVLALSAFLIVNGAFAGVFLAMLILATQTVFEEAAAMAILPLYKQDSEHAAQRLAETVPTSDVQPVQPSGEVSADQAVSIELSGVSFQYEGEWRPALRELSLQLAAGSKTAIVGPSGSGKSTIIDLLLKLRVPTSGDIRLNDVPVQELNEESIWQRANVVLQQSHFFRGTIRDNLLLNGEEHSDEQLSAVLDKVQLPNKSLTDMVYEKGENLSDGEKQRLALARAMLRKGHLWLLDEPTSSLDYVTEQRVLQHLLAQASEDTLLLICHRLTGLEEMDRIVVMDQGKIVESGSFSELMEQKGYFYEMKQIERQMIGDAGA from the coding sequence ATGAATGAGCTGACGATTCTGTCAAAAGCGATGATTCAGGAGCGCAAGGATATCTTGCTTTCGATATTGGGCGGATTTATCGCCGGCATAGCAGGTGTAGCTCTCTTTTCCGCGAGTGGGTATATGATATCGCAAACGGTATTTGCGCCACCGCTGTATACCTTAATTGTACTCACTTCCATGGTCAAACTGCTTGGTTTCCTTCGAGCGGCAAGTCGCTACGGAGAACGCTTGTATTCCCACAGGGCGACATTCTCCATGCTGAGCCGCTTGCGGACGTCCTTTTTTGCCAAACTGATCCCGGTAACGCCAGGTATATTGAACAAAAACCGAAGCGGGGATCTGCTTGCGCGGATTGTGGGTGATGTGGAAAGCTTGCAAAATTACTTTTTGCGGGTCGCGTATCCACCCATCATGGTCGTTATGGTGTTTTTGGCTACCATGCTGTTCACTTCGGCCTTTTCGATCTGGATTGCGTGTTTGTTAGTACTAGGTATGCTGATCACGGCATTTGTTGTACCAGGGGTTGTCTTGTTAGGTCAGCGAAAAATACATGGACGTGTTCGTCAGCAACGGGCTGTGCTGTCCACGGAAGTAACCGAAGTGTTGTATGGCTTCCGAGATTTGAAAGTATACGGCCAATTGGAACAGCGTGAGCAGCAGCTTCAGCAGGCTTCCGCTGCATTGGCAACGGAACAGAAACAAGCCGCTTCGCACCTGCTGCGCGGGCAATCTATGCACGTTTTTGTGACGTATCTTGTTACATGGGGTGTGTTAGCACTCAGCGCCTTCTTAATTGTGAATGGAGCGTTTGCTGGTGTATTTCTCGCCATGTTGATCCTGGCCACGCAGACCGTGTTCGAAGAAGCTGCCGCAATGGCTATATTGCCTCTATATAAACAGGACAGTGAACACGCCGCTCAGCGACTGGCGGAAACGGTGCCAACCTCCGATGTGCAACCTGTACAGCCAAGCGGTGAAGTGTCAGCCGATCAGGCGGTTTCGATTGAACTATCCGGTGTTAGCTTTCAATATGAAGGGGAATGGAGACCGGCGCTGAGGGAGCTCTCCCTGCAACTTGCAGCAGGCTCCAAAACAGCGATTGTCGGGCCGAGCGGGTCAGGTAAGTCAACGATTATCGATTTGTTACTCAAGCTGCGTGTACCAACGTCTGGCGATATACGGTTAAACGATGTTCCGGTGCAGGAACTGAATGAGGAGAGTATTTGGCAAAGGGCAAATGTTGTGTTGCAGCAAAGCCATTTCTTCCGGGGAACCATCCGGGACAACCTGTTGCTGAATGGAGAAGAACATTCAGATGAACAACTGTCGGCTGTGCTGGATAAAGTCCAACTGCCCAATAAATCATTGACCGACATGGTGTATGAAAAAGGGGAGAACCTGTCCGATGGTGAGAAGCAGCGGCTGGCTCTGGCACGAGCCATGCTGCGCAAAGGACACTTATGGCTTTTGGACGAACCAACGTCCTCACTGGATTACGTCACAGAACAACGTGTGCTCCAGCATCTTCTGGCACAGGCATCCGAAGATACACTTCTCCTGATCTGCCATCGGCTGACGGGATTGGAAGAGATGGATCGGATTGTGGTCATGGACCAAGGTAAGATTGTAGAATCAGGTTCTTTCTCCGAGCTGATGGAGCAAAAAGGTTATTTCTATGAGATGAAACAAATTGAACGACAAATGATTGGAGACGCCGGGGCGTGA
- the cydD gene encoding thiol reductant ABC exporter subunit CydD: MKRRGKSNLISQQMSLQRKNRLLLAIISLALGVAIISQATLVAEAVQRIFVEKASFSSVILLLVLLLAVMAARSLLSYGNGKVGLHMAARAKTNMRASVLQNLTRASMPSTLSGQTGGKVSVALDAVDEADSYFSQYMPRMMEAAMIPILILVVTFTQHANTGWIMLFTAPFIPLFMILVGLQTKNKSEEKYAQLAEFSGTFLDSLQGLVTLKIFGRAKSQQQEIERSSLGYRDATMGILKIAFTNTFMLESIVMLSIGIVALELAIQLLVFKSMSFHTAFLVLLLVPEFYSLLKNTGTAFHSGRTSMGAIRKVEQMLADTSVKSTQTKPEEGPDQSELTDVDAIAKTEELRTARAELISMPPTIELNDVRFQYTPDSFGLETGQISIGPGEQIAIVGKSGSGKTTLLHLIAGLLKPDSGAVLVNGSQPSQHDEAAWFERVSYITQHPYIFAGTFAENIAIGAGRNVSRAEIEQAAEEAGLAGVVAQLEQGLDTFVGEGGRGLSGGEKQRLALARAFLKRPAVILFDEPTVGLDLHTERVMQQSIAALAKTATMITVAHRLYTIQHADNILFMDNGVLVDSGHHEALLARLPQYAEMVDVQRKGGLA; the protein is encoded by the coding sequence ATGAAAAGGAGAGGCAAATCCAATCTGATCTCGCAGCAAATGTCTTTACAACGAAAAAACAGACTTCTCCTTGCGATCATTTCGCTGGCCCTTGGTGTAGCTATTATAAGCCAGGCCACCTTGGTGGCTGAAGCAGTCCAGCGAATCTTTGTAGAGAAAGCTTCCTTTTCATCAGTGATCCTGTTACTTGTCCTATTATTGGCTGTTATGGCCGCACGTTCACTGTTGTCGTATGGTAATGGGAAAGTGGGCTTGCATATGGCAGCACGCGCCAAGACAAATATGCGAGCATCTGTGTTGCAGAACCTGACCCGCGCTTCCATGCCTTCAACCCTGAGTGGACAGACGGGAGGAAAGGTCAGTGTTGCTTTGGATGCTGTGGATGAGGCCGACAGTTATTTCAGTCAGTACATGCCGCGTATGATGGAAGCTGCGATGATCCCGATTCTGATTCTGGTTGTTACATTTACGCAGCACGCCAACACAGGCTGGATTATGCTGTTTACGGCACCATTTATCCCGCTGTTCATGATCTTGGTTGGACTCCAGACAAAGAACAAATCAGAAGAAAAATACGCGCAATTGGCTGAGTTTTCCGGTACATTTCTGGATTCGCTTCAAGGGCTGGTTACGTTGAAAATATTCGGACGGGCTAAAAGTCAGCAACAGGAAATTGAACGCAGCAGTCTGGGGTATCGTGATGCCACCATGGGCATTTTGAAAATTGCATTTACAAATACGTTTATGCTGGAATCGATCGTGATGTTAAGCATCGGTATTGTCGCGCTTGAACTGGCTATTCAGTTACTGGTTTTCAAATCGATGAGCTTCCACACAGCCTTTCTCGTGTTGTTACTCGTCCCTGAGTTTTACAGTCTGTTGAAGAATACAGGAACGGCTTTTCACAGCGGGCGAACCAGTATGGGCGCCATTCGTAAGGTGGAACAGATGCTCGCGGACACTAGTGTCAAGAGCACACAAACGAAGCCTGAAGAAGGACCGGATCAAAGCGAATTAACCGATGTCGATGCAATTGCAAAGACGGAAGAGCTTCGTACAGCTCGTGCCGAGTTGATATCAATGCCACCAACCATTGAACTGAACGATGTCCGATTCCAGTACACACCTGATTCCTTTGGACTTGAGACAGGACAGATCTCGATTGGACCGGGAGAACAGATCGCTATTGTAGGCAAAAGTGGCTCAGGTAAAACCACGCTGCTTCATCTCATTGCCGGTTTACTAAAACCAGATTCGGGAGCGGTTTTGGTTAACGGAAGCCAGCCTTCGCAACATGATGAGGCTGCTTGGTTTGAACGTGTTAGCTACATTACACAGCATCCGTATATTTTTGCAGGTACATTTGCCGAAAATATCGCGATTGGCGCGGGTCGGAATGTCTCCAGAGCTGAAATTGAGCAGGCAGCAGAAGAAGCAGGGCTTGCTGGCGTTGTTGCACAATTGGAGCAGGGCTTGGATACGTTTGTTGGTGAAGGGGGCAGAGGGCTGTCTGGTGGGGAAAAGCAAAGACTTGCTTTGGCACGTGCTTTTCTGAAGCGACCAGCTGTTATTTTGTTCGATGAACCCACCGTAGGACTGGATCTGCACACCGAGCGGGTAATGCAACAATCCATTGCGGCATTAGCCAAAACAGCAACGATGATTACGGTGGCACACCGTTTATATACAATTCAACATGCGGACAACATTTTGTTTATGGACAATGGGGTGTTGGTGGATTCAGGACATCATGAAGCGCTTCTGGCGCGCCTGCCTCAATATGCGGAGATGGTGGATGTACAACGGAAAGGAGGGTTAGCATGA
- a CDS encoding cytochrome d ubiquinol oxidase subunit II, with amino-acid sequence MSYELIGISVLWLFLYGYLIVASIDFGAGFFAFYARLTKQDHLINRLISRYLSPVWEITNVFFVFFYIGIVGFFPDTAYYYGSALLVPGSIAVILLAIRGSFYAFENYGSKKSIVYLFLYGATGLLIPASLSVALTLSEGGFILKQGDTVSLDYWALFTNPLSWSIVGLAIVSVLFISGSFLTFYASRAEDHSALKLMRNYALFWSTPTIILALTAFIYLGQHNERHFQNMMDLWWLLALSVAFFMIAMWLLYNGRRYGLAFICIMLQFLTAFFAYGIGQYPYILDPYITIQSSATSPAMGFALVVVFIGGLCLLIPSLILVFKLFLFDADYVKGKK; translated from the coding sequence ATGAGTTATGAATTAATTGGTATTTCGGTACTCTGGCTGTTCTTATACGGCTATCTTATTGTAGCTTCCATCGATTTTGGAGCAGGTTTCTTCGCCTTTTACGCACGCCTGACAAAGCAGGATCACCTGATTAATCGTCTGATCTCCCGTTATCTATCACCGGTCTGGGAGATCACCAATGTATTTTTTGTCTTTTTCTATATTGGTATCGTCGGATTTTTCCCGGACACGGCCTATTATTATGGCTCCGCGCTGCTTGTTCCAGGAAGTATTGCCGTCATTCTACTTGCCATTCGTGGGTCGTTCTATGCTTTCGAAAATTATGGTTCCAAAAAAAGTATCGTGTATTTGTTCTTATACGGAGCTACGGGTCTACTTATTCCGGCGTCATTGTCAGTGGCACTGACATTATCTGAAGGTGGCTTTATTTTGAAACAAGGCGATACGGTTTCCCTCGATTACTGGGCACTATTTACGAATCCATTATCGTGGAGCATCGTTGGACTAGCCATTGTGTCCGTATTGTTCATTAGCGGATCATTTCTCACATTTTACGCTTCTCGCGCAGAGGACCATTCGGCATTGAAGCTGATGCGGAACTATGCTTTGTTCTGGAGCACACCGACCATTATTCTCGCGCTGACTGCATTTATATATTTGGGTCAACACAATGAGCGTCATTTTCAAAATATGATGGATTTATGGTGGCTGCTGGCGCTTTCTGTTGCGTTTTTCATGATTGCCATGTGGCTGTTATATAACGGACGGCGTTACGGATTAGCTTTTATATGCATCATGCTGCAATTTCTCACAGCCTTTTTTGCTTATGGGATAGGGCAATATCCTTACATTCTTGATCCATACATCACCATTCAGAGCAGCGCCACATCACCTGCAATGGGCTTTGCACTCGTCGTTGTGTTTATCGGTGGTCTGTGCCTGTTAATTCCTTCTCTGATTCTGGTCTTCAAACTGTTCCTGTTTGATGCGGATTATGTGAAAGGGAAAAAATAA
- a CDS encoding cytochrome ubiquinol oxidase subunit I — translation MAIDTVLWSRLVTGLTLGFHVIFATLGVGVPLMIAIAEFIGIRKKDHHYILMAKRWSRGFVISVAVGVVTGTAISLQLALVWPNFMKLAGNVIALPLFMEVFAFFFEAIFLGIYLYTWDRFKNPYIHWLLTIPIVAGAGMSAVFITTVNGFMNQPEGFVMEAGQFMAVNPVQAMMNTATFSKVFHVLSSAYLTGAALLAGIAAFAMLRKGVSAYHKKGLNLMMAVVLVFSLLNSLAGDVSAKFLAEHQPEKLAAAEWHFETESGADLIFLGWLNAEHEIIGALHLPKLLSFLAFGDFNAEVTGLNEFPPDEHPPLLVHYLFDLMAGIGFALLAISSLYFLFVFWKKRNQFNKWMLRMVALSAPLAFLAVEMGWFYAEIGRQPWIIRGYMRVEEAATSSPSVRILFFVFLLLYILLGVMCVVVLRRLFNNNPAELEMEKWLKEKHDQSAKKGDQA, via the coding sequence ATGGCTATTGATACGGTTTTATGGAGCAGGCTAGTGACTGGTTTGACGCTCGGGTTCCACGTGATTTTTGCAACGCTTGGTGTCGGCGTACCTTTGATGATTGCTATTGCAGAGTTCATCGGCATTCGGAAGAAGGATCACCATTACATACTTATGGCAAAGAGGTGGTCCAGAGGGTTTGTCATTTCTGTCGCGGTGGGTGTCGTGACAGGCACAGCGATCTCACTACAGTTGGCCTTGGTATGGCCGAATTTTATGAAACTTGCCGGGAATGTCATTGCACTGCCACTATTTATGGAAGTATTTGCATTCTTTTTTGAAGCAATATTCCTGGGCATTTATCTGTACACGTGGGATCGGTTCAAAAATCCGTATATCCACTGGTTGCTGACTATTCCGATTGTCGCCGGGGCAGGCATGTCAGCTGTTTTTATTACAACAGTGAACGGATTCATGAACCAGCCTGAAGGTTTTGTCATGGAAGCAGGTCAATTCATGGCAGTGAACCCCGTGCAAGCGATGATGAATACAGCGACGTTCTCCAAAGTGTTCCATGTATTAAGCTCGGCTTATCTGACAGGAGCTGCTCTGTTAGCAGGAATAGCAGCCTTTGCGATGCTGAGAAAAGGAGTGTCGGCCTACCACAAAAAAGGCTTGAATCTCATGATGGCCGTTGTGCTGGTATTCAGTTTATTAAATTCTTTAGCTGGAGATGTGTCTGCCAAGTTTTTGGCTGAGCATCAGCCGGAGAAGCTCGCAGCTGCCGAGTGGCATTTCGAGACGGAAAGCGGAGCGGATTTGATTTTTTTGGGATGGTTGAATGCAGAACATGAAATTATAGGCGCTCTTCATTTGCCGAAACTGCTCAGTTTCCTTGCCTTTGGAGACTTTAACGCCGAGGTAACCGGGCTGAACGAATTTCCACCAGATGAACACCCGCCCTTACTTGTGCATTATTTGTTTGATCTAATGGCTGGTATTGGATTCGCTCTGCTTGCTATATCAAGTCTGTACTTCCTGTTTGTATTCTGGAAGAAACGTAATCAGTTTAACAAGTGGATGCTTCGTATGGTTGCACTCAGTGCACCGCTTGCTTTTCTGGCTGTTGAGATGGGCTGGTTCTATGCAGAGATCGGGCGGCAGCCATGGATCATCCGAGGTTATATGCGGGTAGAAGAGGCCGCTACTTCTTCACCGAGTGTGAGAATTTTATTTTTCGTCTTCTTGCTTCTCTACATCCTGTTAGGCGTTATGTGTGTCGTCGTACTGAGACGGTTGTTCAATAATAATCCTGCTGAACTCGAGATGGAGAAATGGTTGAAGGAGAAGCATGATCAATCAGCCAAGAAAGGGGATCAGGCCTGA
- a CDS encoding MFS transporter — protein sequence MNVRNKGLMLAVGLGIMLNPLNSSMISVAISRLQQVYQLNFTAVSWIILSFYIASAVAQPVMGKCSDLFGRRKIFLMGLVIVFVSSMLAPWSPSFSWLIVFRIVQSIGTSMMVAVGMAIVRINVTDKQASALSTLAIFLSGAAAIGPFIGGVLIHWWDWHSIFFVNIPFVLASFWFAWKTIPKDEQSPSISGHMSIRQWLALIDAPGILMFTVALVTLLIGLLSVNSTGDISTWHLLTGAIGLIALVMFIRHELKVATPFIPLRTFASYPEMTWVNVQYMLMNILFYALFFGVPTYLKQVRHLNEVHTGMSMLALGLCSVIIAPIAGRWIDRSGSRPALIVSASLMTFGSILILVMNETSPIFIIIVALALFGISNGLNAVGMQAALFKSTPKEMIGVASGIFNTSRYLGTILSSLLIGIVMGDTFNVTGFQMLGIILTVLAASLIIMSVRREAGTVSPEQVSK from the coding sequence ATGAACGTTCGAAATAAAGGATTGATGTTAGCTGTTGGACTCGGAATCATGTTGAATCCGTTGAATTCCTCCATGATTTCGGTGGCAATCTCCAGGCTACAACAAGTGTATCAACTTAATTTTACAGCCGTTTCGTGGATTATTTTATCATTTTACATTGCCAGTGCTGTCGCTCAACCCGTCATGGGCAAGTGTAGTGATTTGTTTGGCCGCAGGAAGATATTCCTCATGGGTCTTGTTATTGTTTTTGTATCGTCCATGTTAGCTCCGTGGTCTCCCAGTTTTTCGTGGCTTATCGTATTCCGGATCGTTCAATCGATTGGCACAAGCATGATGGTGGCCGTCGGAATGGCGATTGTCAGAATTAACGTGACTGACAAGCAAGCCTCCGCCTTGTCCACCTTGGCTATATTCCTTTCTGGAGCGGCTGCAATTGGACCTTTTATTGGTGGAGTATTGATTCATTGGTGGGACTGGCACAGCATATTCTTCGTTAATATTCCGTTTGTCTTGGCAAGCTTTTGGTTCGCCTGGAAAACAATCCCGAAGGACGAGCAATCTCCGTCTATCTCTGGTCACATGTCCATTCGGCAATGGCTCGCGTTAATTGACGCACCAGGCATCCTGATGTTTACGGTAGCCTTGGTAACTCTGCTCATCGGTTTACTTTCAGTAAATTCCACAGGAGATATTTCAACATGGCATCTGCTGACAGGAGCGATCGGGTTAATCGCACTCGTTATGTTCATTCGACATGAATTAAAAGTAGCCACGCCTTTTATCCCTCTGCGAACGTTTGCCTCATATCCCGAGATGACATGGGTGAATGTGCAATACATGCTGATGAACATCCTGTTTTACGCACTTTTTTTTGGAGTTCCTACGTATTTGAAGCAGGTACGTCATCTCAACGAAGTTCATACAGGAATGAGCATGCTAGCTTTGGGGTTATGTTCAGTCATTATTGCTCCGATCGCAGGGCGCTGGATTGACAGATCAGGATCACGGCCAGCTCTGATCGTATCCGCTTCTTTAATGACATTTGGCTCTATATTGATCCTTGTTATGAATGAAACTTCTCCAATCTTCATAATCATTGTTGCCTTAGCTTTATTTGGCATAAGTAACGGCTTAAACGCGGTCGGCATGCAAGCTGCTCTGTTCAAAAGCACACCCAAAGAAATGATCGGAGTCGCATCGGGTATTTTTAATACATCACGCTACCTGGGGACCATTTTATCGTCGTTATTGATTGGAATTGTTATGGGAGATACATTTAATGTGACAGGATTTCAGATGCTTGGAATCATCCTTACGGTATTAGCTGCATCACTGATCATCATGAGCGTACGTCGTGAGGCAGGTACGGTGAGTCCGGAGCAAGTAAGCAAGTAA
- a CDS encoding LysR family transcriptional regulator — protein sequence MELLQLKYFLTVARCEHVTEAAGKLHVTQSSLSKTIQRLEDDLGVPLFDRIGRKLRLNDFGRTFLQRTEKALFELEQGKREIADLSNPDQGTLQLAVTTASTLPGILREFRKNKPDIQFHVQMVSLENMSRLLHRGEVDFCLSSPPIQGDDIECQILYDDPIVVAVPMGHRYADRSSIQLTELKDEWFVGVKQGYGVRDMVDSVCHSAGFLPKYVYEGDEPARLTALVEAEIGLAFIPSTARNPHERIRYLQVEEHQLVREIALLSHKNRYISKAALEFRSVVMDYFNAVPPA from the coding sequence ATGGAGCTTCTTCAACTAAAATATTTCCTGACAGTGGCCCGATGCGAACATGTTACGGAAGCTGCGGGAAAGCTGCATGTCACGCAATCCTCCCTGAGCAAAACGATACAACGATTAGAGGACGACCTGGGAGTCCCTTTATTTGATCGAATCGGGAGAAAGCTGCGACTAAACGACTTTGGAAGAACATTTCTTCAGCGAACTGAAAAAGCCCTATTTGAATTGGAACAAGGAAAGCGGGAAATCGCTGACCTCTCCAACCCGGATCAGGGTACGTTGCAATTGGCAGTGACTACGGCAAGCACATTGCCCGGCATACTGCGGGAATTCCGGAAAAACAAGCCGGATATTCAGTTCCATGTGCAAATGGTTTCGTTAGAAAACATGTCCAGACTTCTACATCGGGGCGAGGTGGACTTTTGTCTCTCCTCCCCTCCGATTCAAGGTGACGATATCGAATGTCAGATATTATATGACGACCCGATTGTAGTCGCTGTTCCTATGGGTCATCGATATGCAGACCGAAGCAGCATTCAATTAACCGAGCTTAAGGACGAGTGGTTTGTTGGGGTGAAGCAAGGGTATGGGGTTCGTGATATGGTAGATTCCGTATGTCATTCCGCTGGTTTCCTACCGAAGTATGTATATGAAGGGGATGAGCCTGCAAGATTAACAGCCCTTGTGGAGGCGGAGATCGGTCTCGCGTTTATACCTAGCACAGCCAGAAACCCGCATGAGCGCATTAGATATCTTCAGGTAGAGGAACACCAACTCGTTCGGGAAATCGCTCTACTTTCGCACAAAAACAGGTATATTTCCAAAGCCGCTTTAGAGTTTCGCAGCGTAGTTATGGACTATTTCAATGCTGTGCCACCAGCATAA
- a CDS encoding GNAT family N-acetyltransferase, with protein MILKPEKFDHISETERLVIRPLQKDDYENWLNEFENRLPSQHRHDKGKMDMSECTLDWFHDLVDRHQELARTDAVYVFGVFRKQDGTHLGMIDIATLARDHFQWGSFGYTIHNQYWRKGYGKEAVNEALHIAFEHLKFHRIEAHINVDNTPSMKLAESVGMEFECLRKGFIHENNEWTDHLVYYKNSN; from the coding sequence TTGATATTAAAACCAGAAAAATTTGATCATATTTCAGAGACAGAACGGCTAGTCATCCGACCATTACAGAAAGACGACTATGAAAATTGGTTGAATGAGTTTGAAAACCGCTTGCCCTCCCAACACCGTCATGATAAAGGAAAAATGGATATGAGTGAATGTACGCTGGATTGGTTTCATGATCTGGTAGATCGACACCAGGAGTTAGCGCGTACAGATGCGGTTTATGTTTTTGGAGTATTTAGAAAGCAAGATGGTACACATCTGGGTATGATTGATATTGCAACCTTGGCGAGAGATCATTTTCAATGGGGAAGTTTCGGATACACGATCCATAATCAGTATTGGCGAAAAGGTTATGGGAAAGAAGCAGTGAATGAAGCACTTCATATTGCATTCGAACATCTGAAATTTCACCGCATAGAAGCTCATATCAATGTGGATAATACCCCTTCCATGAAACTGGCAGAGAGTGTTGGTATGGAATTTGAATGTCTACGTAAAGGGTTTATACACGAAAATAATGAATGGACCGATCACTTGGTGTATTACAAAAATTCTAATTAA